In the genome of Streptomyces sp. Tu 3180, the window AGAACCCGTGCCCTGCCCGGGTTCTTCCACGTCTTCCATGATCTCGCCCGTCGCCGTGTTCACGGCGGGGGCGGCGGGCGCCGCCGCGGCCAGGGCCGCGGCGACCGTCTCGGCCGTCTTGCGGCCTATGCCCGGAACCTCGCAGATCTGGTCGATTGTCGCCGACCGCAGCTTCTTCACCGAACCGAAGTGCTTGATCAGGGCCTGCTTGCGGGTCTCGCCGAGGCCCGGCACGTCGTCCAGGGGACCGGAGCGGAAGCGCTTGGCGCGCCTGGTGCGCTGGTAGGTGATCGCGAAGCGGTGGGCCTCGTCACGGACCCGCTGGAGCAGGTAGAGGCCCTCGCTGGTGCGGGGCAGCACCACCGGGTCGTCGTCGCCCGGCAGCCACACCTCCTCCAGCCGCTTGGCGAGACCGCAGACGGCGATGTCGTCGATGCCGAGCTCGTCCAGGGCCCGCCGGGCCGCCGCGACCTGCGGCGCGCCGCCGTCGACGACGACGAGCTGGGGCGGGTAGGCGAAGCGCCTGGGGCGGCCGTCGTCCTCGGTGAGGGTGTCCACGGGCGGTTCGGGCAGGCCGTCGGGGGGCGTGCCCCCGCCGTCGTCCTGCCCGTCGGTCCACTCCCCCGTCCGCTCCTTCTCCGCGAGGTAGCGCCGGAAGCGCCGGGTGATCACCTCGTGCATGGAGCGGACGTCGTCCTGCCCGGAGAAGCCCTTGATCTGGAAGCGGCGGTACTCGCTCTTGCGGGCCAGCCCGTCCTCGAAGACGACCATGGACGCCACGACGTCGTCGCCCTGGAGGTGCGAGACGTCGTAGCACTCGATCCTCAGCGGGCCGCCGTCGAGGTCGAGGGCGTCGGCGATCTCCTCCAGCGCGCGCGAGCGCGTGGTGAGGTCGGAGGCGCGCTTGGTCTTGTGCAGCACGAGCGCCTGCTGGGCGTTGCGCTCCACGGTCTCCATCAGGGCCTTCTTGTCCCCGCGCTGCGGGATGCGCAGGGAGACGCCCGAGCCGCGCCGCTCGGCGAGCCACTGCTGGACCGGCTCCACCGGGTCGGGCAGGGCGGGGACCAGGACCTCCCGGGGGACGGCGTCGCCGCTCTCCTCGCCGTAGAGCTGCTGCAGGGCGTGCTCGACGAGGGCACCGGTGGTGATCTCCTCCACCTTGTCGGTGACCCAGCCGCGCTGGCCGCGCACGCGTCCGCCGCGGACGTGGAAGATCTGGACGGCCGCCTCCAGCTCGTCCTCGGCGACCGCGATCAGGTCGGCGTCGGTCGCGTCGGCGAGCACGACCGCGTTCTTCTCCATGGCCTTCTTCAGGGCCTCGATGTCGTCGCGCAGGCGGGCCGCCCGCTCGTACTCCATCTCCTCGGCCGCCCAGGTCATCTGCTTCTCCAGGCGGCGCAGGTACGTGCCCGTGCGGCCGGCCATGAAGTCGCAGAAGTCCTCGGCGAGTCCCCGGTGGTCCTCGGCCGAGACGCGGCCCACGCAGGGCGCCGAGCACTTGCCGATGTAGCCGAGCAGGCAGGGGCGGCCGGTGCGGGCGGCGTTCTTGAAGACGCCGGCCGAGCAGGTGCGCACCGGGAAGACGCGCAGCAGCAGGTCCACGGTGTCGCGGATCGCCCACGCGTGCGCGTACGGGCCGAAGTACCTCACGCCCTTCTTCTTGTGACCGCGCATCACCTGGACGCGCGGGAACTCCTCGTTCATCGTCACCGCGAGGCAGGGGTAGCTCTTGTCGTCGCGGTACTTGACGTTGAACCGGGGGTCGTACTCCTTGATCCAGGAGTACTCCAGCTGGAGCGCCTCGACCTCCGTGGACACCACCGTCCACTCCACGGACGCGGCCGTGGTCACCATGGAGCGGGTGCGCGGGTGGAGCCCGGCCAGGTCCTGGAAGTAGTTCGCCAGGCGCTGACGCAGGCTCTTCGCCTTTCCGACGTAGATCACCCGGCGGTGCTCGTCACGGAACCGGTAGACCCCCGGCGAGTCGGGGATCTCACCCGGTCTGGGGCGGTAGCTGGAGGGGTCGGCCATGTCTCACACCCTACTGGCGGGGGCCGACACTCCGGCGGGGCCGTGACCGCGGGTCCGGTGGGACCGGTGGGGTCCGGCGGGACCCCTGATGCTCCGGACGGGTTACCACCGGCCGGAAGCGGGAAGGTGGGGGGTCCGCCCCTCGGGTGAGCGGCGGACGGTGACGAGTCGGAGGGCCGGTCGGATGCGACGGACGCGGATCGAGAAACCACGACGGCCGGCCCGGGCCCGCCGTCACACGGAGGAGACGGCCGCGCCCGTCGGGTCCTTCGACCCGCGCGATCCCGACATCGTGCGCGCCAAGCGGCTGCGCCTCCTCCAGGAGCGGGACGGGCCCGGTCGCGCGTAGAACGGACCCCGTCGCGCGCGGAGCCGCCGCACCACTCGGGACGAAAACCGCATCCCGGTACGGACCCCAGGGGCCGTTCCGGCCCCCGGGCCGGGACGGCCCCTGGCAGGTGTGCGCCGCTGTCGGGCGTCAGGTGTTGTCGGGACTTGGTCAACACGCTTCAATGCGGGGGAACTCGGGGCCCTGAACGGCGGCG includes:
- the uvrC gene encoding excinuclease ABC subunit UvrC, whose protein sequence is MADPSSYRPRPGEIPDSPGVYRFRDEHRRVIYVGKAKSLRQRLANYFQDLAGLHPRTRSMVTTAASVEWTVVSTEVEALQLEYSWIKEYDPRFNVKYRDDKSYPCLAVTMNEEFPRVQVMRGHKKKGVRYFGPYAHAWAIRDTVDLLLRVFPVRTCSAGVFKNAARTGRPCLLGYIGKCSAPCVGRVSAEDHRGLAEDFCDFMAGRTGTYLRRLEKQMTWAAEEMEYERAARLRDDIEALKKAMEKNAVVLADATDADLIAVAEDELEAAVQIFHVRGGRVRGQRGWVTDKVEEITTGALVEHALQQLYGEESGDAVPREVLVPALPDPVEPVQQWLAERRGSGVSLRIPQRGDKKALMETVERNAQQALVLHKTKRASDLTTRSRALEEIADALDLDGGPLRIECYDVSHLQGDDVVASMVVFEDGLARKSEYRRFQIKGFSGQDDVRSMHEVITRRFRRYLAEKERTGEWTDGQDDGGGTPPDGLPEPPVDTLTEDDGRPRRFAYPPQLVVVDGGAPQVAAARRALDELGIDDIAVCGLAKRLEEVWLPGDDDPVVLPRTSEGLYLLQRVRDEAHRFAITYQRTRRAKRFRSGPLDDVPGLGETRKQALIKHFGSVKKLRSATIDQICEVPGIGRKTAETVAAALAAAAPAAPAVNTATGEIMEDVEEPGQGTGSPGEPVSAGAPDERRGQET